The genomic window TGGGGTCATGTTCCTTGACGAAGCCGGCAGCGGTCTTACACATGAGTTCTTTGCAAGGCTTCTCAACAGCTTCAAGATGGAAGCTGAGTCGGCCGGGTACGATATAACATTTATAAACAGAGATATGGGGTCAAGAAAAATGACCACATACGAACACTGTAAGTACAGAAATGTTGACGGCGTGATAATCCAATCCCATTAAGTCACCCCATTCCCGCCAGCACTCCACTTATAAAAATACAATAAAACTCTAATATAAGGATATCAAGGCGCAGCAAAGCTGACGGTCATTTTGCCGCCTGAAAAAATATGAATTTCTCGGTCAGGCTATCCTGTAATTAAAATACACGTCCCGCCTTGCACCCTTTATTCGTGGTTTGTCTCGTCCTTTTCGGATCGGCAGTATGAATGCTGATATGAGTGCAGAAATGTCAGACTGAATAACCTTCCCCGATAAAAAGTTTCTGCATATCTGCACCGCCTGAGAAAGGTTTATCCTGTAGGCGTATTTCCTGCCATTTTTTGAACGCTTGATATCAACTTGACCTGTGATAAGCTGGCAAAAGTTGTACATCACCATTCTTGCATATATTTCCTGAAGTACACTGTCGGTTTTCTTAGAGTGATAATAATTCAGACCTATCGTGTGTTTCAGATCTCTGAATGATGTTTCTATCCCCCAGCGCATACCGTAGAGCTTTTTGATCTCAATAGGCGGAAACTTTTCCTTCGGCAGATTTGTCATTATGACCTCATATTTTTCCTTGACCTTAAAGCGGACTATTCTTATCGGCAGCTCATAAAACTGTGGAGGAGCAGTGCGGTCAAAGCTTCTTGGAAGATAATCAAATGCAGTTGTGATATGCTTTATCCTGTGATCATTATTCATCATTTCTTTGATATCTTGAGTATATCTTCTGGTTAATTGCAGCGTTATGCACTCATCAAAAAATCTGTCCGGCAGACCAAGTCCGGCAGCAATACCTCTGCTGTCAATATCCTGTACCCTTATCAGAAACCTGTGCCCCGATTCGATAATATGCGCCATATCATTGTATGACTCGTATCCTCTGTCAGCAATAAAAATGATAGGGATATCGTCATTTCGGTGCTTTTCGACCATTTCGATAAATGCCTCTCTTTCATCGCAGTTACGCTTTTTCTTGATCACAACATCTGTATATGTATGCCGCAAAAGGTCATACATGGCGTTGATGTGAAACAGATTGTAGTGCCTGCCGTTTGGATTAGAAAAATATGATGCCCGGTCATCGGGATTGGTAGGCACATGAGAATCAGAGCCGTCAACAGCAAAAAGACGGTAGCCCTTATACAGATATTTTTTCTTGTTATCCGTAGTCGCTGAAACCAATCGGTCAAACAGAGCTTCAAACGCAGATGGCTTTATCTTAGCCCGAGCCTGAACAAAGGCAGAAGGCGTAGGGGTATTCTTTTTGAAATCAAAATACGGCAGCAACTCGTGAGAGAGCGATCTGTCTTCCATAAGAAGCAGAGCCTTGAAAATATCCCGGGGCTTGAATTTGCCTTTTCGGGTAAAATTGCTTTTTGATGAAACGAAAAATTCATCACGCTGCGAACAGATAACGTCAATAATATCCCATAAAGTTTTTCTCAATCTTCCTGCATATTTCATAATGAAAACCTCCTTGAAACGGTAAAAACTATACCTATTTAAAAGGGTTTAATTGCCGCAGGCAATTAAACCGCAGATTTTCATCAATTTGTCAAGTGGTTTTCTGTAAAGTTTTCATTTTGTACATATTTCGGTTGACTTAATGGGATTGTTTCATAAGACAATCCCATTAAGTCACCCCATTCCCGCCAGCACTCCACTTATAAAAATACAATAAAACTCTAATATAAGGATATCAAGGCGCAGCAAAGCTGACGGTCATTTTGCCGCCTGAAAAAATATGAATTTCTCGGTCAGGCTATCCTGTAATTAAAATACACGTCCCGCCTTGCACCCTTTATTCGTGGTTTGTCTCGTCCTTTTCGGATCGGCAGTATGAATGCTGATATGAGTGCAGAAATGTCAGACTGAATAACCTTCCCCGATAAAAAGTTTCTGCATATCTGCACCGCCTGAGAAAGGTTTATCCTGTAGGCGTATTTCCTGCCATTTTTTGAACGCTTGATATCAACTTGACCTGTGATAAGCTGGCAAAAGTTGTACATCACCATTCTTGCATATATTTCCTGAAGTACACTGTCGGTTTTCTTAGAGTGATAATAATTCAGACCTATCGTGTGTTTCAGATCTCTGAATGATGTTTCTATCCCCCAGCGCATACCGTAGAGCTTTTTGATCTCAATAGGCGGAAACTTTTCCTTCGGCAGATTTGTCATTATGACCTCATATTTTTCCTTGACCTTAAAGCGGACTATTCTTATCGGCAGCTCATAAAACTGTGGAGGAGCAGTGCGGTCAAAGCTTCTTGGAAGATAATCAAATGCAGTTGTGATATGCTTTATCCTGTGATCATTATTCATCATTTCTTTGATATCTTGAGTATATCTTCTGGTTAATTGCAGCGTTATGCACTCATCAAAAAATCTGTCCGGCAGACCAAGTCCGGCAGCAATACCTCTGCTGTCAATATCCTGTACCCTTATCAGAAACCTGTGCCCCGATTCGATAATATGCGCCATATCATTGTATGACTCGTATCCTCTGTCAGCAATAAAAATGATAGGGATATCGTCATTTCGGTGCTTTTCGACCATTTCGATAAATGCCTCTCTTTCATCGCAGTTACGCTTTTTCTTGATCACAACATCTGTATATGTATGCCGCAAAAGGTCATACATGGCGTTGATGTGAAACAGATTGTAGTGCCTGCCGTTTGGATTAGAAAAATATGATGCCCGGTCATCGGGATTGGTAGGCACATGAGAATCAGAGCCGTCAACAGCAAAAAGACGGTAGCCCTTATACAGATATTTTTTCTTGTTATCCGTAGTCGCTGAAACCAATCGGTCAAACAGAGCTTCAAACGCAGATGGCTTTATCTTAGCCCGAGCCTGAACAAAGGCAGAAGGCGTAGGGGTATTCTTTTTGAAATCAAAATACGGCAGCAACTCGTGAGAGAGCGATCTGTCTTCCATAAGAAGCAGAGCCTTGAAAATATCCCGGGGCTTGAATTTGCCTTTTCGGGTAAAATTGCTTTTTGATGAAACGAAAAATTCATCACGCTGCGAACAGATAACGTCAATAATATCCCATAAAGTTTTTCTCAATCTTCCTGCATATTTCATAATGAAAACCTCCTTGAAACGGTAAAAACTATACCTATTTAAAAGGGTTTAATTGCCGCAGGCAATTAAACCGCAGATTTTCATCAATTTGTCAAGTGGTTTTCTGTAAAGTTTTCATTTTGTACATATTTCGGTTGACTTAATGGGATTGCGTGATAATCGCCTGCACAGATTTCTCCTCGTCAGATGTTTATGAAGTTATAAACGGTGATATCCCGGTGGTGACTATAGACCATACCTTTGAGATGCGCTCGTCTGTTCTTTCTAATAATGAACAGGGCATCGAGGAGCTGGTCGATTATGCATACTCCTTAGGGCATAAGAAAATCGCTTATATCCAGGGAAACAGATCGGCGGTCGCTGAAAAGAGACTTAAAGGCTTTCTTCAGTCGATGAGCAGTAAGGGGCTTGAGATAAAGAGCGACTGGATACTCACAGCCGAATATCATAACCCCGAGCTTACATATAAGTATACAAAACAGCTGCTTGACAGCAACGACAGACCGACCTGCATATTCATGCCGGATGATTACTCGGCGATAGGCGGATATAACGCCATAAAGGATATGGGGCTGACGATCGGTAAGGATGTATCGGTGGTCGGGTATGACGGGATAGCGTATGCAACGCTTGTTTCCCCGAAGCTGACGACATATGCACAGGATACCGAGAAGATCGGCATAGCGGCGGCAAAAAAACTTGTGGCTCTGATAGAAGAACCGCAGACAACATTCCATGAGGTCATTACGATCGGCGGTAGCCTTGTAAAAGGTGAGTCGGTCGTGAAGATAAATCAATAAAAGGCATTAGGTTTTTGGGAGACACCCAGAAATTATTAAAAACAAATGCATTTTTAAGGAGGAAATTTATTATGACAAAGCTTAAGAGAATTCTTTGCGGCACAATGTGCCTCGCAATGGCAGGTTCAATGTTTACTGCTTGCGGTGACGACAGCAGCAGCAGCGGTAAGTCTGCTGAGGACGTAAAGCCCGCAGAGCAGAAGACAGAGGGTTCTGAGGACTCCAAGAACACTATCAAGATCTATGTATGGAACCAGGAGTTCCAGGGTCTCTTCAGAAGATACTATCCTGACTATGATGCTGAGAAGTCCGGCTACGACACAGAGAAGCATGAAAAGACAGGTACAGGCGACGATTACCTCAAGGATGGCAAGAAGGTCGTTTGGGTAGTTAACGACAACCAGGGCAACAACTATCAGGATAAGCTCGATACAGCTCTTAAGGCACAGTCTGAGTCTGATGACAAGGTTGATATGTTCCTTATCGAGGCTGACTACGCTCTCAAGTATGTAAATTCACCTTACACACTTCCTCTTAAGGACATCGGTGTTACAGACGACGATATGAAGGATATGTATGACTATACAAAGCAGGTCGCTACATCTGCTGACGATACAATCCGTGCAGTATCCTGGCAGGCAACCCCTGGCCTCTTCGCTTACAGAAGAGATATCGCTAAGACCGTTCTCGGCACAGACGAGCCCGATAAGGTACAGGCAGAGCTCGCTGACTGGGACAAGTTCGATGCAGTTGCTGAGAAGATGAACGCTAAGGGCTATCAGATGCTCTCCGGCTTCGATGACAGCTACCGTGTATTCTCCAACAACGTTGAGAAGCCTTGGGTAGACGGCGACAAAACTATCCAGATCGACGATCAGATCTGGAAGTGGGTTGACCAGACTAAGGATTACACAGACAAGGGCTACAACAACAAGACAACTCTCTGGGCTCCTGAGTGGTCTGCTGACCAGGGCCCGACAGGTAAGGTATTCGGCTTCTTCTACTCCACATGGGGCATCAACTTCACACTCGCTGAGAACTCCCTCGAGAAGTCCACTAAAGACGGCGGCAAGCAGGAAGTTGGTAACGGTCTCTATGGTCAGTATGCAGTTTGCGAAGGCCCTGCAGCATTCTTCTGGGGCGGTACATGGCTCTGCTGCGCTGCTGGTTCCGACAACCAGGATATCGTTGCTGACATCATGAAGAAGATGACCTGCGACAAGGATATCGCTAAGCAGCTCACACTTGACACTCTTGACTATACAAACAACAAGACAGCTATGCAGGAGATCGCTGACGATGCTTCCTACGGCTCTGAGTTCCTCGGCGGCCAGAACCACATCAAGCTCTTCGCTGCTGCTGCTCCCAGCATCAAGATGGATAAGACAACTGAGTTTGACCAGGGTCTTAACGAGGCATTCCAGACAGCATTCCATGACTACTTCAACGGTACAGTTGATAAGGATACAGCTCTTGACAACTTCTACAAGGCAGCTCTCGAGAAGTATCCGAACCTCAAGAAGCCTGACTAATTTAAGTCTCGTTGCGTAAAAATTATTGAAATTTCTGGAGTACGGGGTGGCGCCACCGCCATCCCGTATTCTTGAATTCTTTACTCTATGAAAGGAATTTTGCTATATTTTATAGCAGGGTGAGTATATGGCGTCATCAAATAAACACAAATCCATAAGCTATGCTAAATGGGGCTATTTCTTTATCTTACCTTTCTTTGTTGTCTATGCAATCTTTTCTCTCTATCCTATGTTCTCGACTATCCGTGACAGCTTCTATAAAAAGATGACTGTTGGTCTTATCGAGTATCCTGAAGAGTTCGTTGGCGTAAACAACTACATTGATCTTTTCAAGGAAGGCGATATTTTTACCTATTTTGGCAATACCTTTATTATCTGGATAATAGGCTTTATTCCCCAGATATTTATTGCACTTCTCCTTGCTTCTTGGTTTACAGACATTCGTCTTAAGCTCAAGGCACAGGGCTTCTTCAAAGTCGTGATCTATCTTCCTAACATAATCATGGCTGCAGCTGTATCAATGCTGTTCTTCTCGATCTTCGCAGACAGCGGTCCGATAAACGACATCTACAAGGACATCACAGGTGCTGAGGAATCCTACAGATTCTTTGCTCATGTCGGCAGTACAAGGATCGTTATCGCACTTATCAACTTTTTAATGTGGTTTGGTAATACTACCATACTCCTTATGGCGGCAATTATGGGTGTTGACCCTGCCCTCTACGAAGCAGCTGAGATCGACGGTGCTACACCTTCTCAGACCTTCTGGCAGATCACTATCCCTTCAATAAGACCTATCCTTATCTACGTTCTCGTTACATCGCTCATCGGCGGTGTTCAGATGTACGATATCCCGCAGATCATCACTAACGGTCAGGGTAATCCTAACAGAACGAGCATGACAGTTGTTATGTATCTTAATAACCAGATCTCAGTAGGTAAGAACTACGGTAAGGCTGGTACTATCTCGGTAGTTCTGTTCATCGTTGCAGCTGTTCTCTCACTCGGTGTAGCAGCATTCAATTCTAAGGATCAGATCGCTGAGCAAAGAGCTAAAAAGCTCAAGAAAAAGAAACTGAAGGGGGCATATAAGATATGAGTGCTAATACAACAGATCATGTAGGCGAGCACAGCAGTAAGACCACTCTTCTTGTCAGACGTATAGTTGCATATACTGTACTTGTTCTTCTTACTATTGTTGCGCTGTTCCCCTTCGTTATAATGATCATCAACTCGACACGTTCGCACCCGGATATCCAGAAGGGCTTCAAGTTTGTAATAGGCGGAAGCTTCGGTACAAACTTCAAGAACGTGTACAACAACACAGATATCCCGCTGTTAACCGGTCTTAAGAACTCATTCATCGTTGCAGGTTCCTGCACATTTCTGAGTACATATTTCTCGGCACTTACAGCTTACGGTATCCATGTTTATGAGTTCAGACTCAAGAAATTCGCTTTCGCATTCATTCTCGTTATCATGATGGTTCCTGCACAGGTTTCCGCTCTCGGTTTCTACAGAATGATGTTCGACCTCGAACTCACAAACAACCTTCTCCCGCTTATTATTCCGTCTATCGCTGCTCCTGCAACATTCTTCTTCATGAAGCAGTATATGGAATCCTCACTTCCTCTTGAAATAGTTGAGGCTGCCCGTATCGACGGCTGTAACGAGTTCCGCACCTTTAACTCGATAGTTATGCCTATCATGAAGCCGGCTATGGCTGTTCAGGGCATCTTCACTTTCGTTGCTAACTGGAACAACTACTTCATTCCTTCTCTTATCATTGATAAGAAAGAGTTAAAGACACTCCCTATCATGGTCGCTCAGCTCAGATCTGCTGACTTCCTTAAGTTCGATATGGGTCAGGTTTACATGATGATCTTCATTGCAATTATCCCTGTTGTCGTGGTATATCTTGCACTTTCCAAGTTCATCATCAGAGGTATTGCTCTTGGTTCTGTAAAGGGCTGATTTGTAAAATTAAAAGCGTCTGCATCTTGCAGGCGCTTTTTTTGTGTGGGTATAATAATAATGGCTGCCAATCATGTGACCGGCAGCCTTTTTGGATTTTGGTTTATTTATCAAGTGCGTTGTTGATAGCAGATACGAGAGCCTTTATCGAAGAAACGATAATATCAGAGTTCCTGCCGACGCCCCAGAACACCTCATTTCCGACATTTATGCCGACATATGATACAGCCTCGGAGGTGGACTTGCGCTCGAGTGCGTGCTCGGTGTAGGTGTCGATGTTGAAGTCTATATCGAGTATCTTTGATAAGCAGTTTGCAACAGCGTCAAGTCTGCCGTTGCCCTCAGCCTGTGCTTCAAGTATCTTGCCCTTTAAGTTGACTCTTACAGCAGCGCCGATAACGCCCTCAGCCTTCTGGACATAATGCGCTTCCTCGATGTTGAGGATATCGTTCTTGTTGAGATATGCTTCCTTGAATATCGAGTATACCTCGTCGGGCTTGAGCTCCTTGTGTGCTCTGTCGGAAACGCCCTTGACCTTGTAGCCGAAGTTCTCTCTCATCTTCTTGGGGAGGTCATAGCCAAACTGGTTCTGTAAAATATAGCCAATTCCGCCCTTGCCCGACTGGGAATTTATCCTGATAACGTCGCCGTCGTACTCTCTGCCGACATCGTGCGGGTCGATAGGGAGGTAGGGAACTGTCCACTGGTGGAGGTTCTTTTCCTTTCTCCAGTTCATGCCCTTTGCGATAGCGTCCTGATGCGAGCCGGAGAATGCAGCAAACACGAGTGCGCCGCAGTAGGGGCTTCTTACATTTACCTTCATGCGTGTAACTCTCTCATAGAGCTCAACGAGCGAAGGCATATCCGAGAAGTCGAGCTCGGGGTCAACGCCGTGGCTGAACATATTCATAGCGAGTGTGATGATGTCAACATTGCCTGTTCTCTCGCCGTTGCCGAAGCAGGTGCCTTCTATTCTGTCTGCGCCTGCGAGTAAGCCAAGCTCGGAATCAGCAACTGCACTGCCCCTGTCGTTGTGGGGATGGAGCGATACGATGACATTCTCTCTGTTGTGGAGCACAGAGCACATATACTCTATCTGCGAAGCATAAACGTGCGGCAAGCTCATCTCAACTGTTACAGGGAGATTGATGATGACTTTATTCTCAGGTGTTGGCTGCCAGATGTCAATTACTGCGTTGCAGATGTCTCTTGCAAACTCCATCTCTGTGCCTGTGAAGCTCTCGGGAGAGTACTCAAAGGTGATGTTGCCCTTTGCCTTTTTCTTGTATTCGTTGCAGAGTGTAGCACCGTCGGTAGCAATCTTGATTATATCTTCCTTGTTCTTTTTGAACACCTGCTCACGCTGTGCAACAGATGTCGAGTTGTAGAGGTGAACTACTGCGTTCTTAGCGCCGTCGATAGCCTCAAATGTCTTTTTGATGATGTGCTCTCTTGACTGTGTGAGCACCTGGATAGTTACATCATCAGGTATCATATTCTTCTCGATAAGTGTGCGGCAGAACTCATATTCAGTGTCAGATGCAGCCGGGAAGCCTATCTCTATCTCCTTGAAGCCGATGTTTACAAGCTTTGTGAAGAATTCGAGCTTTTCCTCTAAGCTCATGGGGATAATGAGCGCCTGGTTGCCGTCACGGAGGTCAACAGAGCACCATGCAGGAGCCTTGTCGATGTATTCTTTCTTGACCCATTCAAAGCAGGGTACGGGGGGCATGAAATAGCCTCTCTGGTATTTATCAAAGTTTTTCATAGTATCTTTCCTTTCTGTTTTCGTCAGATAAGCTGTTGTGTCGTGTCCGGTAAAAAAGCCGGCTTCAAAGTCGCACCTTGCCGCCGCAGGGCAGGAGCATATTCTTTTGTGTTCTCATATATCCGCCCTCACTTTCAGCAAATAAAAAACCCCATCTTCCTAAATGAAGACGAGGATAATACCCGTGTTACCACTTCAATTCACGCACAGCTCACACTGTACGCCTTAGCCGTATCTGTTATAATACGCTTCCCTGTAACGTGAGAAACACGTTCAAGACTACTTGACCTGACCTTTATGGTATATATAAACACCATACAGCACCGCTGCACCGCCGTACTGCCACACCTGACCGGCCGCTTCACCTTGACTGCTCGGGGAGGAGTTATTACTTATCACATCTGCCGCCTTGCACCGACCGCCGGCTCTCTGAAAGCTGCTCTAAGCGTTTGTTCCCTTCATCGCATTTGTTAACTATAATATTATTATATTATATAACTTGCGCTTTGTCAAGTACTTCAAATTTTTTTTACAATTTATTGACACAGAGCCGCTAAAGGTGTATAATATAAGTGTATAAATATTTTTAAGAGAGGTATCCTTTTATGATATATGAAAGCATCAAAAAGCTTGTGACATACGGCCTTGAAACAGGGCTTATTACCGAGTCGGATAAGGTGTATGCAACAAACAGACTGCTCGAAGCTTTGGGTCTTGATGAGTATGACGAGCCGCAGCAGGAATTCAGCGGCATCGACCTTGAAAGCACTCTTAAGGAGCTGCTTGACTACGCCTGCGAGAAAGGGCTTTGTGAGGACTCGACAGTCTACCGTGACCTTTTCGATACAAAGCTCATGGGGCTGCTCACGCCAAGACCTTCTGAGGTGGACGAAAAGTTCTGGTTCAAGTATGACCACCCCTCGGCAGTCGCTGCGACGGATTATTTCTATAAGCTCTCGCAGGATACTGACTATATCAGGCGCTACCGCATAAAGAAGGATATGCGCTGGCTCGCACCCACCGGGTACGGCGAGCTGGATATAACTATAAACCTTTCCAAGCCGGAGAAGGACCCCAAGGCTATTGCCGCTGCAAAGAACGCAAAGCAGTCGGGCTATCCGAAATGCCTGCTCTGCTATGAGAACGTGGGCTACGCCGGCAGAGTAAACCACCCTGCAAGGCAGAACCACCGTGTTATCTCGCTGGAGATAAACGGTGAACAGTGGGGCTTGCAGTATTCGCCGTATGTATATTACAACGAGCACTGCATACTATTTAATAAGAAGCACACCCCTATGGTTATCGACAAGGGCGCATTCAAAAAGCTATTTGATTTTGTGAGCCAGTTCCCGCACTACTTCATCGGCTCGAATGCTGACCTGCCGATAGTCGGCGGCTCTATACTTGCGCACGAGCATTTCCAGGGCGGCCATTACGACTTCGCTATGGCAAAGGCTCCTGTTGAGCGTGAGGTGGTGTTCTCAGGCTTTGAGGACGTTAAGGCAGGTATCGTCAAGTGGCCTATGTCGGTCATCAGGATATCATCGCCCGACAGCGAAAGGCTTGTCGAGCTTGCTGATAAGATACTTACCCTCTGGCGTGGCTATACCGATGAGGAAGCATTTATCTTCGCTGAGACAGACGGTGAGCCGCACAACACGATAACACCTATCGCCAGAAAGCGTGGGGCAGAGTATGAGCTCGACCTTGTGCTCAGAAACAACATAACAACTGATGAACACCCCCTCGGTGTTTATCACCCCCATGCAGAGCTTCACCATATAAAGAAGGAAAACATCGGCCTTATAGAAGTTATGGGTCTTGCTGTTCTGCCTTCAAGGTTAAAGGGCGAGATGGCACAGCTTGCTGATGTGATAGTCAATAAGGGCGCTGCGGCTTTAAGAGAAGACGAGGTGCTCTCAAAGCACGCTGACTGGGCAGAGGAATTCTGCGCAAGGCGTGATGTCAATAAGGATAACATAAACGATGTGATAAAGGAAGAGATAGGCGCTGTCTTTGCAAAGGTGCTCGAACACGCAGGCGTGTATAAGAGAAATGAACAGGGGCAGGCGTATTTTGACAGATTTATAACCTATGTGAACATGAAATGAGTGAAAATATAAACTATGGAACTTACAAGCAAAAACAAACGTATCGCTAAGATAGCAATATACGCAGCATTTGCGGTAGTTGTGCTGGTGGCATTCTTCTTCTGGGCGAGATATATCGAAAAGGCCAAGGCGTATCATGTTGACCCGCTCAAGGAAGAAACGCTGATGTCTATCGGCGTAAAAAACTGCAAGAAGCTGATGATAGTAGCGCACCCTGACGATGAGTTCCTCTGGGGAGGGGCGCACCTTAAGGAGGGCGGCTATCTTGTTGTGTGCATAACCAACGGCAAGAAGCTCGAAAGGCATGATGAATTTATAAACGCCGTTGAAAAGTCCGGCAACACGCCTCTGATACTCGGCTACCCCGACAAGGTGCTCGGCAAGCGTGATGAGTGGACGGAGGTAAGAGACAAGATAGAGGACGACCTGGGCTACATTATGAGCTACAACGACTGGGAGCTCATAGTAACACACAACCCGAGCGGCGAATACGGCCACATACACCACGTTATGACTAACGAGATAGTCACAAAGCTGTATGAAAGGCAGAAACCCTCGGCCAAGCTGTGGTTCTTCGGGAAATACTATAAAGCATCTGACCTGCCGGCTGTCAAGGACAAACTGACGCCGATAACCGAGGAGGAGCTTGACTTCAAGGAGTCGCTTAGAGAGTGCTACCCCTCACAGGAAGATACGATAGAAAAACTTTCGCATATGGTGCCATATGAGATGTGGACGGAGTATCAGCCTGCCTGATACTATTAATAACAGAGATGGGTGATAAGAATGCAGTTTGAAGTACAGTGTGATATGAATGACGGTATCGTTATAATGGATCCGTGCTTTGTGAAGGATATGAATGAGGATATCCTGAATGCAATGAATATCTTCCTTGACCCGGACGGAGAAACTGAGCTTGCCGATGATTTCCCGGGTGAAGACTGGAACGATGTTTACAAGCGTGAAACTGCACCTCTTATTTCTCTTGCCAAGGACGGTAAGCTGTGGATAAGCCTGCTGCCGCCGTGTGAAAAGAGCTTTGTTCTGAAAGAAGCTGATGATGACAAGCTGACTGAAAAGCTGATGATAGCATCAGGCAGGGTCGTTGCTGTTATGGCAAGCGAGCTGCTCCAGTGCTTATACTATCCGGAGCTTGAAATGGAGCTGCTCGGAGAGACAGAGCTTGAAAACGGCGAGTATAAGATAGGCTCATCAGCTGACGTAATGATAGGTATAAAAAGACAGAAATAAATGATTTAAATAACTTCGTTTCAAAGGAGAACTATGAAAAGCAAGCTGAACAACAAGGACATATATGCGCTTGGCGGTATCATACTGTCAAGCGCAGTTATAATGATAGCGTTTATCGTCATAAAAGGGGCGGTCTACGGCTCGCAGATGGACTGGGTGTCGCAGCACTACCCGATACCCGAGTATTTCAGGACGCTGTTTTATGACACGCACCAGCTTTTCCCGTCGTATGCTGCCAATATAGGCGCAGGGGAGAGCATATATTCACTTTCCTACTACGGGCTTTATTCGCCTGTGACACTTTTATCATACCTGCTGCCGTTCGTGCCCATGCCATACTATATGATGATGACGAGC from Ruminococcus sp. NK3A76 includes these protein-coding regions:
- the galT gene encoding UDP-glucose--hexose-1-phosphate uridylyltransferase; this encodes MIYESIKKLVTYGLETGLITESDKVYATNRLLEALGLDEYDEPQQEFSGIDLESTLKELLDYACEKGLCEDSTVYRDLFDTKLMGLLTPRPSEVDEKFWFKYDHPSAVAATDYFYKLSQDTDYIRRYRIKKDMRWLAPTGYGELDITINLSKPEKDPKAIAAAKNAKQSGYPKCLLCYENVGYAGRVNHPARQNHRVISLEINGEQWGLQYSPYVYYNEHCILFNKKHTPMVIDKGAFKKLFDFVSQFPHYFIGSNADLPIVGGSILAHEHFQGGHYDFAMAKAPVEREVVFSGFEDVKAGIVKWPMSVIRISSPDSERLVELADKILTLWRGYTDEEAFIFAETDGEPHNTITPIARKRGAEYELDLVLRNNITTDEHPLGVYHPHAELHHIKKENIGLIEVMGLAVLPSRLKGEMAQLADVIVNKGAAALREDEVLSKHADWAEEFCARRDVNKDNINDVIKEEIGAVFAKVLEHAGVYKRNEQGQAYFDRFITYVNMK
- a CDS encoding PIG-L family deacetylase; the encoded protein is MELTSKNKRIAKIAIYAAFAVVVLVAFFFWARYIEKAKAYHVDPLKEETLMSIGVKNCKKLMIVAHPDDEFLWGGAHLKEGGYLVVCITNGKKLERHDEFINAVEKSGNTPLILGYPDKVLGKRDEWTEVRDKIEDDLGYIMSYNDWELIVTHNPSGEYGHIHHVMTNEIVTKLYERQKPSAKLWFFGKYYKASDLPAVKDKLTPITEEELDFKESLRECYPSQEDTIEKLSHMVPYEMWTEYQPA